From a single Nitrospira sp. genomic region:
- a CDS encoding co-chaperone GroES, translating to MSNATKEKNVAKGFQPLGERVFVTYTEELEKTAGGIYVPDSAKEKPQRGVVQAIGKKVENVKVGDHVLFDKYSGSKLRIEDEECLILKEEDILGIFTA from the coding sequence ATGAGCAATGCCACGAAGGAGAAAAACGTCGCGAAGGGGTTCCAGCCCTTGGGTGAACGTGTATTCGTCACGTATACCGAGGAATTAGAGAAGACCGCCGGTGGGATTTATGTACCTGATTCGGCGAAGGAAAAGCCTCAACGAGGCGTGGTCCAAGCGATCGGGAAGAAGGTGGAAAACGTCAAGGTCGGTGATCACGTCCTGTTCGACAAGTATTCGGGCAGCAAGCTTCGCATTGAAGATGAAGAGTGCCTGATCCTCAAGGAAGAAGATATCCTCGGGATCTTCACAGCGTAA